Proteins from a single region of Hordeum vulgare subsp. vulgare chromosome 6H, MorexV3_pseudomolecules_assembly, whole genome shotgun sequence:
- the LOC123401952 gene encoding cyclin-L1-1 — translation MIYTAIDTFYLTDEQLRDSPSRKDGIDEAAETTLRVYGCDLIQESGILLRLPQAVMATAQVLFHRFYCKKSFARFSAKRVAASCVWLAGKLEESPRRSKHIIFVFHRMECRRENLPIEFLDVFSTKYTELRHDLIRTERHLLKEMGFICHVEHPHKFISNYLATLEAPELTQEAWNLANDSLRTTLCVRFKSEVVACGVVYAAARRHRVPLPEEPPWWTVFDADEAAIQEVCRILAHLYSLPKAQYIPVYKDNDSFSVRRALDTHASKESPASAVASDRGTPVPSSSSQEKNSLTKARREKVKENSDTKDKPLPAELNGKGGQAANSKIERPEPNVDRAEERERSRSRGRDRDIRGRDSDHERERDRAKRHRSRDKSSGYSDKEKSRHRSSRDRAGYYSSGDKDHRHRRH, via the exons ATGATTTACACGGCGATCGACACGTTCTACCTCACGGACGAGCAGCTGCGCGACTCGCCGTCGCGGAAGGATGGGATCGACGAGGCCGCCGAGACGACCCTCCGTGTCTACGGCTGCGACCTCATCCAGGAGAGCGGCATCCTCCTCAGGCT ACCACAAGCAGTGATGGCCACAGCACAAGTGCTGTTCCATCGGTTTTACTGCAAGAAATCATTTGCACGATTTAGTGCTAAG AGAGTTGCTGCTAGTTGTGTGTGGTTGGCTGGCAAGTTGGAGGAGAGTCCAAGAAGATCAAAGCATATCATATTTGTCTTCCATAGAATGGAATGCAGGAGAGAAAACCTACCAATAGAATTCTTGGATGTATTTTCAACG AAATATACAGAGCTGAGGCATGATCTGATAAGGACTGAACGACATCTGCTGAAGGAGATGGGGTTTATTTGCCACGTTGAGCACCCTCACAAGTTCATCTCGAACTACCTTGCAACACTCGAAGCCCCTGAATTGACACAAGAAGCATGGAACCTTGCCAATGATAG CTTGCGGACAACTCTTTGTGTACGGTTTAAGAGTGAAGTAGTAGCATGCGGAGTTGTGTATGCTGCAGCTAGGAGGCACCGGGTCCCCCTCCCAGAAGAGCCTCCTTGGTGGACAGTCTTTGATGCTGATGAGGCAGCAATTCAGGAAGTTTGCAGAATTCTTGCTCACCTGTACAGCCTCCCAAAGGCACAATATATACCAGTGTATAAAGATAATGATTCCTTCAGTGTTAGAAGGGCCTTGGATACACACGCGTCTAAG GAGAGTCCAGCAAGTGCTGTTGCTAGTGATAGGGGTACTCCTGTACCTTCGAGTTCTAGCCAGGAGAAGAATTCACTGACCAAGGCAAGACGAGAGAAAGTGAAGGAAAACAGTGATACCAAGGATAAGCCGTTGCCTGCTGAGCTAAATGGAAAAGGAGGCCAGGCAGCAAATTCGAAGATTGAAAGGCCAGAGCCTAATGTAGACCGTGCTGAGGAAAGAGAAAGAAGTAGATCAAGAGGCCGTGACCGTGATATTAGGGGTAGAGATTCTGATCACGAGAGGGAGCGTGATAGAGCCAAGAGACACCGTTCGAGAGACAAAAGTTCAG GATACTCGGACAAGGAGAAATCAAGGCACCGCTCGTCACGTG ACCGTGCCGGCTACTACTCATCTGGAGACAAAGATCATCGGCACAGGCGCCATTGA